The genomic window CGGGGTCCTGAGGGCGCCCTGGAACACCGAGCCGCCGTACCAGCTGGGGCCGGGCAGCATCAGCACCTTGCCGCCCTGCTCCTTCGCGAACTCCGGCCCGAACAGCGGCAGGGTCGACATCGTCCTGTTCGCGATCAGGCGGTCGATCAACTTCGCTGCACGCAGGCATGTGGGGTCCGAGGTGTTCACCGTGACCGATTTGGCGGCCGTGACCTGGTTCGCCGGACACTGCGAGCCCCACATGTAGATCTCCGGCGTCCAGGCGTCGCCGGCGGTCCCCACGATGTAGCCCGGGTGCTCGGCGGCGACCCTGTCGGCCAGCTGCTCGTACTGCTCCCAGGTGGTGGGTACCTCGTAACCCCACTTGTCCATGAGCGACTTGTTGTACCAGAGCACGTTCTGCGCCAGGTCGTTGCGCAGGCAGTAGGCGGTGCCGTCGACCGTGCACGGCGCGAGCGCCCCTGTGGCGAAGCCGTCGAGCGTGGACGACGGCACCAGGCCCTTGTTCAGCGGTGCCAGAGCACCCGTGCCGGACAGGGAGCCCCACGAGGCGGCGTTGTTGTCCGTGGTGAAGGCGACGTCCGGCCAGCCTGAGCCCGCGCGGTCGTACAGATGCGACTTGGTCTTGAAGGTGTTCGAGCCGTTCGCACCGCCGTCGTACGACACGATCTTGACCTTGACGTCGGGGTGGGCCTTCTCGAAGGCCTTGGCGGCGGGGAGCCGCGACGAGTCGACCCACACGGTGATCGCGCCGCCCGCGTCCTGCGGTGCGGTCCTGAACCCGTACTTGCTGTTCGCGTCCGCCAGCGACGGACTGCCGCCGCCGACCGACATCCCGCCGCTGCACGCCGCGAGGAGCGCGGAAACGACCGTCACGGCCACGCCCAGAGCCCCACCGCGCCGCATTCGCACGCGCTCACGCCTGCCCCTCATGCACGCCTCATCTCTGTCCGGATCGCTCCTTCGTGATGAAGGTGTGATATCATACAAGTGATATCACTTCAATGGGTTACGCTTCGGTACGTCGCCGCCGACAACGGCAGGACTCGAGGGCCCACCTCGCACACTGGAGGCCGGATGGATTCGCTACCGACTGCCGCGCCCGCCGTCTCGGCTCTGCACGGCGCGGGCCGGCGACTCGGCCCGGCGGTGGTCCAGCAGCTCGTCGACGACATCGTGAGCCGGGTGTACTCCTCCGACAGGCCGATGCCGACCGAGGCCGAGCTGTGCACCCGCTTCGGTGTCAGCCGCACGGTCGTCCGGGAGTCCCTGAAGCTCCTTCAGGACAAAGGGCTGGTCCGGATCGTGCAGGGAAAGGGCACCCGGATCACCCCCTCCGAGGAATGGGACCTGATCGACGACGTGGTCCTGTCGTCCCTGGTGCGCCACGACTCCTCGCTGGCCATCCTCGACCAGCTGATCCGTGTACGCGCGGCGCTGGAGCGGGAGATGGCCGGAGCGGCAGCGCTGGGCGGCCGGACGGGCGCGGGCGGGATCCGCGCGGCGTACGAGGAGATGAGCCGGACGGTCGCCTCCCCCGCGGAGTTCGCGGTGGCCGACGTGCGCTTCCACGACGCCGTGATGCAGGCTTCCGGCAACCGGCTCGGACACGCGATCGTGACCAGCATCCACGACAAGGCCCGCACGACCGGCCGCTACCACGGCTCCGCCACCCAGGCCACCCTCGACCGCACGCTCGACGAGCACCAGGCGATCCTCGAAGCGATCGAGAGCGGCGACACCGATGCCGCCCAACGGGCCATGTACGCCCACATCGTGGACGCCTGGCGGCGGCGCCGCCCGGCTCCGGAGGAGACCACGCACCCGTCGGCGGGGTGATGGACGCCTGGGCGAGGTCAGAGTACGTAGAGGAAGAGGCCAAGGGGAGTATCGCTGCCGCCCGTGGTGGTGACTTCGATGGCGACTGTGCCCGGCCCGTGTTGGGGGGCCAGGGCGACGATCTGCGTGTCGGACAGGACGCCGAAGGTGGCCGGGGCGCCGTCGAACGTCACACCCGTGGTCGTCGAGAGATTCACGCCCGTGATGGAGACGACGGTGCCGCCGGCAGGCAAGCCCGTCGGCGGGTCGAATCCTGTGGCGGTCGGCGGGTCCACGAAGCTGAACGACGCGTCGGCGATTCCGCCAGGGGTGGTGACGACCAGGGATACGGTGCCGGCCGCCGCGGCGGGCGTGAGGACCGTGAGACTACTGTCGTCCACCACCACAGGCATGGCGGCGGTTCCACCGAAGTCCACGGTCTCGGCGGTGCCGAGATTGCGCCCGGTGATGGTGATCGTGCTTGCCCCTGCCACCGGACCCGACGCGGGCGAGACGGCGACGACGACAGGCGGTGGGGTGTAGTGGAACGGCCAGTACCGCTCGTACCTCCCGGCGTGATGACGGTGGTCTCGACCACGCCCGCACCGGACGGGGAAACGACCTACACCGACGTCGCTGAATTGCCCGTGATGGTGGCCTGCTTGTCCCCGAAGAGAACCGCGGTGGCGCCACCGAGGTTGGTGCCCGTGACGGTCACCGCCGTGCCACCGCCGGTGGAACCCTGGTCCGGATCGATCGGCATGTCCGCTCCCAGCCTCGGCCGGTCGAGTACATCACTGC from Streptomyces sp. FIT100 includes these protein-coding regions:
- a CDS encoding IPT/TIG domain-containing protein; translation: MAGASTITITGRNLGTAETVDFGGTAAMPVVVDDSSLTVLTPAAAAGTVSLVVTTPGGIADASFSFVDPPTATGFDPPTGLPAGGTVVSITGVNLSTTTGVTFDGAPATFGVLSDTQIVALAPQHGPGTVAIEVTTTGGSDTPLGLFLYVL
- a CDS encoding ABC transporter substrate-binding protein; its protein translation is MTVVSALLAACSGGMSVGGGSPSLADANSKYGFRTAPQDAGGAITVWVDSSRLPAAKAFEKAHPDVKVKIVSYDGGANGSNTFKTKSHLYDRAGSGWPDVAFTTDNNAASWGSLSGTGALAPLNKGLVPSSTLDGFATGALAPCTVDGTAYCLRNDLAQNVLWYNKSLMDKWGYEVPTTWEQYEQLADRVAAEHPGYIVGTAGDAWTPEIYMWGSQCPANQVTAAKSVTVNTSDPTCLRAAKLIDRLIANRTMSTLPLFGPEFAKEQGGKVLMLPGPSWYGGSVFQGALRTPGGQITVGAPLHWRDQNPPVTGSVGGGAWWISSHSKNLTAAVRFATWVTTHASFDGKPAPTYPAHSAAATQWLSAQQAGGYYAQDIAPPLVAAAGQVWPGWGSAEFSQEALWAKSVQAGMVRGESVESLLPAWQKAIEQEAQVLGYRVRTP
- a CDS encoding IPT/TIG domain-containing protein → MPIDPDQGSTGGGTAVTVTGTNLGGATAVLFGDKQATITGNSATSV
- a CDS encoding FadR/GntR family transcriptional regulator, giving the protein MDSLPTAAPAVSALHGAGRRLGPAVVQQLVDDIVSRVYSSDRPMPTEAELCTRFGVSRTVVRESLKLLQDKGLVRIVQGKGTRITPSEEWDLIDDVVLSSLVRHDSSLAILDQLIRVRAALEREMAGAAALGGRTGAGGIRAAYEEMSRTVASPAEFAVADVRFHDAVMQASGNRLGHAIVTSIHDKARTTGRYHGSATQATLDRTLDEHQAILEAIESGDTDAAQRAMYAHIVDAWRRRRPAPEETTHPSAG